A region of uncultured Anaeromusa sp. DNA encodes the following proteins:
- the pcp gene encoding pyroglutamyl-peptidase I yields the protein MKVLLTGFDPFGGEAVNPALEAVKQLNGVVIAEANVVTREIPTVRGKAIEALERAIREVQPDVVIAVGQAGGRVDITPERVAINVDDFRIPDNEGNQAVDEAVVADGPAAYWSTLPIKKIVAVLREDGIPASVSNSAGTFVCNHVFYGLMHYLQQEGNIRRGGFIHIPYLPAQAAKLTGQPSMALDIVTEGLRRAVEVVLTTQEDERYTGGTIC from the coding sequence ATGAAAGTATTGTTAACAGGTTTTGATCCTTTTGGCGGCGAAGCTGTCAATCCGGCGTTGGAAGCGGTTAAACAGTTGAACGGAGTCGTCATTGCCGAAGCGAACGTGGTGACGCGGGAGATACCTACGGTGCGTGGCAAGGCCATCGAGGCACTTGAGAGGGCGATTCGGGAAGTGCAGCCAGATGTGGTGATTGCGGTAGGGCAAGCTGGCGGACGTGTGGACATTACGCCGGAGCGCGTAGCAATCAATGTGGATGACTTCCGAATTCCAGACAACGAAGGAAATCAGGCAGTGGATGAAGCTGTTGTCGCCGATGGGCCGGCGGCGTATTGGTCTACGTTGCCAATCAAGAAAATTGTCGCCGTCTTGAGAGAAGACGGCATTCCCGCCAGTGTGTCTAATTCGGCGGGGACCTTTGTCTGCAACCATGTTTTTTACGGCTTGATGCATTATCTGCAGCAGGAAGGGAATATTCGCCGCGGCGGTTTCATTCACATTCCTTATTTGCCGGCGCAAGCAGCCAAGCTGACAGGACAGCCCAGCATGGCCTTAGACATCGTGACGGAGGGCTTGCGGCGTGCCGTGGAAGTGGTGTTGACGACACAAGAAGATGAACGGTATACTGGTGGCACAATTTGTTGA
- a CDS encoding amino acid ABC transporter permease — MNLDYSIVLSKLPILLQGCLVTLQISLISLLLGMGLGIAGALCRVSSNRYLNAISSFYVWVIRGTPLLVQLFILYFGLPQLGLKMDSMTAGIVGLAINTGAYVTEIFRAGIQAVDKGQLEAALSLGMNYRQALVRIIGPQAIKVCMPPMVNQFIITLKNSSIASLVTITELLRTGEQLIYTTFRSFEVYTVIALLYLLMNSVFMLVADNLEKRMAKL; from the coding sequence ATGAACTTAGATTACTCGATTGTGTTAAGCAAGCTTCCCATTTTGCTCCAAGGTTGTCTGGTTACATTGCAAATTTCCCTGATTTCGCTCTTGTTAGGTATGGGGCTCGGCATAGCGGGAGCGTTGTGCCGGGTTTCCTCCAATCGTTATTTAAATGCGATTTCCTCCTTTTATGTTTGGGTGATTCGAGGGACGCCGCTATTGGTGCAGCTCTTTATTCTGTACTTTGGACTGCCTCAATTGGGGCTGAAGATGGATAGTATGACTGCTGGTATCGTTGGTTTAGCTATCAATACAGGTGCCTATGTAACCGAAATTTTTCGAGCTGGCATTCAAGCGGTTGACAAAGGCCAGCTTGAAGCGGCTTTGTCGTTGGGGATGAACTATCGACAGGCGCTGGTGCGAATCATTGGACCGCAGGCCATCAAAGTATGTATGCCTCCGATGGTGAACCAGTTTATCATTACTTTGAAGAATTCGTCGATTGCGTCGCTTGTTACGATTACCGAACTTTTGCGGACCGGCGAACAGTTAATTTACACGACCTTCCGCAGCTTTGAAGTATATACGGTCATTGCGTTGCTGTACTTGCTTATGAATTCCGTGTTCATGCTGGTGGCTGACAATCTGGAAAAAAGGATGGCAAAGCTATGA
- a CDS encoding transporter substrate-binding domain-containing protein: protein MKKYGKIIGILLMMVLALGALAGCGSDKSAAQKSRIDEIKQKGKLVLATGNYRPFEYHDEKTNKIIGYDIDVAEAVAKKIGVPLEVQEMQFTSLIPTIQNGQADLVIAAMYITDQRREVVDFADPYMDTGMVLVTMKNKTTITSVNDLAGKVVGVKAGATSEKVAQDIKAKGIDFEIKSYKETVDYLLDMENGRLDASINDLLNQLEYNKSHPDVRIVGEPFTKASLGIAVKKGDKELTDLVNSVLKDMKQTGEADKLYKKWLTGEK, encoded by the coding sequence ATGAAAAAATACGGAAAAATCATAGGAATCCTATTAATGATGGTGCTGGCCTTGGGCGCGCTCGCTGGCTGCGGTTCCGATAAATCGGCAGCGCAAAAAAGCCGTATTGATGAAATTAAGCAAAAAGGAAAATTGGTGCTGGCTACAGGGAACTATCGGCCATTTGAATATCATGATGAAAAAACAAATAAGATTATTGGGTATGATATTGATGTGGCGGAAGCCGTTGCTAAAAAAATTGGCGTGCCCTTGGAAGTGCAGGAAATGCAGTTTACTAGCTTGATTCCGACGATACAGAATGGCCAAGCCGATTTGGTTATTGCGGCAATGTACATTACTGACCAACGACGCGAAGTAGTTGATTTTGCCGATCCCTATATGGATACCGGCATGGTGCTGGTTACAATGAAAAACAAGACGACCATTACTAGCGTCAATGATTTGGCGGGCAAGGTAGTGGGCGTTAAAGCCGGGGCTACTAGCGAAAAAGTGGCGCAGGATATTAAGGCAAAAGGCATTGATTTTGAAATCAAGAGCTATAAGGAAACCGTCGACTATCTTTTGGATATGGAAAATGGACGTTTGGACGCGTCGATCAATGACTTGTTGAATCAATTAGAATACAACAAATCGCATCCAGATGTACGTATTGTTGGTGAACCCTTCACCAAGGCTTCGTTGGGCATTGCGGTAAAAAAAGGTGATAAAGAATTGACGGATTTAGTCAATTCGGTACTGAAAGATATGAAACAAACCGGCGAGGCGGACAAACTCTATAAAAAATGGCTGACTGGCGAGAAATGA
- a CDS encoding HD domain-containing phosphohydrolase: MDIFALLSIMSFITIGLSGFAGWHVYNIERNQPINRLFFVLFQSITLWSVGLLYIYQMQDIESYWLADKLSSLGWIPFVAVFLHINLLLTEHESFVNTKWKISLLYLPAAVLIAWEGLFLGVGVGRAEVDAFYLAFNIFYVLYGLLVSIVLAKWGWQNKSKRKRIQAVVAFFLNACAVGTAYYLETYYPVIIEGEGRADPLHLFVFFYFLGFWYVYHRYKLFSVPALLSSHMLLEHVTGIIAVTDLKFKILQVNSGFIVATGCTEEEAIDSLLPQFVSGMVKEDGQLTAALESVVELQLQAKQGESLPIEVRISTVLDQVGEPAGFVFVGRDLRLQAQLRQEIQKRKRKEEELQYNRFHDLLTGLYNRAFFEAEMQRVQRSPIYPIAALSADIDGLKFVNDTMGLKAGDEAILAAAKIMSNIAVGKGLVARTGGDEFAAILLQTDNDCIKNIEEQVRVEVEAYNRRHSGVPLSLSVGIALSRKPEETLDDLFKIADKKLYRLKLTQGQSAKSKMVQAVMHTLGARDIETEDHAERLKELAVKLGERVGMTQYELAMVSLLAQFHDLGKVGIPDRILLKPSSLTEEEWQEMKLHPEIGHKIAQSIPELVGVANLILQHHERWDGQGYPHGMEGSAIPLPCRIISIVDTFDAITNDRPYRQALSGVEAIDEIVRCSGSQFDPVLVDTFVEMMQEIS; this comes from the coding sequence GTGGATATTTTTGCTTTACTATCAATCATGTCGTTTATTACAATTGGTTTAAGCGGATTTGCTGGTTGGCATGTATATAACATAGAACGGAATCAGCCGATTAATCGCTTGTTTTTCGTTTTGTTTCAAAGCATCACGCTATGGTCAGTCGGGTTGCTGTACATATATCAAATGCAAGACATAGAAAGCTACTGGTTGGCAGATAAGCTTTCTTCGCTTGGGTGGATTCCGTTTGTAGCGGTATTTCTTCATATTAATCTGCTTCTTACGGAACACGAATCTTTTGTTAATACAAAATGGAAAATATCTTTGTTGTATTTGCCGGCGGCTGTATTGATTGCCTGGGAAGGGCTTTTCTTGGGCGTTGGAGTTGGCCGCGCCGAAGTAGACGCATTCTATCTGGCTTTTAACATTTTTTATGTTTTATATGGGCTGTTGGTATCAATTGTTTTGGCTAAATGGGGGTGGCAAAACAAATCCAAACGGAAACGCATTCAAGCTGTAGTTGCTTTTTTTCTCAATGCTTGCGCGGTAGGTACAGCGTACTATCTTGAAACGTATTATCCAGTTATTATTGAAGGAGAAGGCAGGGCGGACCCGCTGCATCTTTTTGTGTTCTTTTATTTTCTTGGTTTTTGGTACGTATATCATAGGTATAAGCTGTTTAGTGTGCCAGCCTTGCTTAGCTCCCATATGTTGCTGGAGCATGTCACTGGAATTATTGCGGTGACTGATTTGAAATTTAAAATTTTGCAGGTTAATTCCGGTTTTATAGTGGCAACAGGTTGTACTGAAGAAGAAGCTATCGACAGCTTGCTGCCGCAGTTCGTGTCTGGGATGGTAAAAGAAGACGGGCAGTTGACTGCGGCACTGGAATCGGTGGTGGAATTGCAGCTGCAAGCAAAGCAAGGGGAGAGTCTGCCGATAGAAGTTCGTATTTCTACGGTTCTTGATCAGGTAGGAGAACCGGCTGGCTTTGTTTTTGTAGGGCGAGATCTTCGGCTGCAAGCCCAGTTGCGCCAAGAAATACAAAAACGCAAGCGCAAAGAAGAAGAACTGCAGTATAATCGCTTTCATGATTTGCTGACTGGATTGTATAATCGCGCGTTTTTTGAAGCGGAAATGCAGCGGGTACAACGTTCTCCTATTTATCCGATTGCAGCGTTGAGTGCAGATATTGACGGGTTGAAATTTGTCAATGATACGATGGGACTCAAAGCCGGGGATGAGGCCATTCTTGCCGCTGCTAAAATTATGAGTAATATTGCCGTAGGCAAGGGACTTGTTGCGCGCACCGGCGGAGACGAGTTTGCGGCTATTTTATTGCAAACTGATAACGATTGTATTAAAAACATTGAAGAGCAGGTGCGGGTGGAAGTAGAAGCGTATAATCGACGTCATTCCGGCGTACCTTTGAGTTTATCCGTAGGCATTGCCTTAAGTCGCAAGCCGGAAGAAACGCTGGACGACTTGTTTAAAATAGCTGATAAAAAATTGTATCGTCTCAAACTGACGCAAGGGCAAAGCGCAAAAAGCAAAATGGTGCAGGCTGTGATGCATACGTTGGGGGCTCGCGACATTGAAACCGAAGATCATGCAGAGAGGTTGAAGGAACTGGCGGTGAAACTGGGTGAGCGGGTTGGCATGACGCAGTATGAGTTGGCGATGGTCAGCCTTTTAGCGCAGTTTCATGATTTGGGAAAAGTAGGCATTCCGGACCGCATTTTGCTGAAGCCAAGTTCTCTGACAGAAGAGGAATGGCAGGAAATGAAGCTGCATCCGGAAATCGGTCATAAAATTGCCCAATCCATTCCCGAGCTTGTGGGCGTTGCCAATTTAATTCTCCAGCATCATGAGAGATGGGACGGACAGGGGTATCCCCACGGTATGGAAGGAAGCGCCATCCCGCTTCCTTGCCGGATTATTTCTATTGTCGACACCTTTGACGCAATTACAAATGATCGCCCTTATCGACAGGCGTTGTCGGGTGTAGAAGCCATAGATGAAATTGTTCGTTGTTCCGGCTCACAGTTTGATCCGGTATTGGTCGATACTTTTGTGGAAATGATGCAAGAAATATCGTAA
- a CDS encoding XRE family transcriptional regulator, whose translation MLGERIRAKRQEKGLTIRELAEGASLTQGFLSQVERGLAEPSITSLRKLSHMLDVPIFYFLMDEQKENLIVRKEERKIVRVGRGEVSFELLSPNLNKTIEMMIGRVAPGAITCEEPLGHYGEENLLVAQGKMKIQIGEDFFDLQEGDSIYYLSTLPHKIWNEGDEELIFISAITPPVF comes from the coding sequence GTGCTAGGGGAAAGAATCCGTGCTAAACGGCAGGAAAAAGGATTGACCATTCGCGAGCTGGCTGAAGGAGCATCGTTGACGCAAGGCTTTTTAAGTCAAGTTGAACGAGGTTTGGCAGAACCCTCAATTACATCTTTGCGTAAATTATCGCATATGTTGGATGTGCCTATTTTTTATTTCTTGATGGATGAGCAAAAAGAGAATTTAATTGTTCGCAAAGAAGAACGCAAAATAGTACGCGTGGGGCGAGGCGAGGTTTCTTTCGAACTGCTGTCGCCCAATTTAAATAAAACTATCGAAATGATGATTGGGCGTGTCGCGCCTGGGGCGATTACTTGTGAAGAACCATTAGGGCACTATGGTGAGGAAAACTTGCTTGTGGCTCAGGGAAAAATGAAAATACAGATTGGCGAAGACTTTTTCGACTTGCAGGAAGGGGATAGCATTTACTACCTTTCTACGCTGCCACATAAAATTTGGAATGAAGGCGACGAAGAGTTGATTTTTATCTCTGCCATCACGCCGCCTGTCTTTTGA
- a CDS encoding PhzF family isomerase encodes MRTYTIYQVDAFTTESFKGNPAGVVTNADGLNEKEMLSIARELNNSETAFLFSPDAPDHEVRIRYFTPLTEVPVCGHATIASHYVRAVEGQMDSTISMHKIGVGTLPVEIVRYKDNYSIIMTQGAISFERQLTDTQRQRLLAALGLAEADMDERCPVEVVSTGHSKVMVGIRQRSKLDVLSPDLAGLKELSAEISCNGYFVFTLDSQVAGVLSHGRMFAPAIGIAEDPVTGNANGPLGAYLVKHKLVAYEGNQFCFKGEQGSAIGRSGIVDVYVKVAEGEPVQVRIGGEAVIVFKTEITL; translated from the coding sequence GTGCGTACATACACGATTTATCAGGTAGATGCCTTTACGACGGAATCCTTTAAAGGGAATCCCGCCGGAGTCGTTACGAATGCGGACGGTTTGAATGAAAAAGAGATGTTGTCGATTGCTAGGGAGCTTAATAATTCAGAAACCGCTTTTTTGTTTTCGCCAGATGCACCGGATCATGAGGTGCGCATTCGCTATTTCACGCCGTTGACAGAAGTGCCTGTTTGCGGCCATGCGACCATTGCTTCTCATTATGTGCGCGCAGTAGAGGGGCAAATGGATTCCACCATCAGCATGCACAAAATTGGCGTGGGAACCTTGCCTGTAGAAATTGTGCGGTATAAGGACAATTATTCCATTATTATGACTCAAGGCGCCATTTCGTTTGAACGACAACTTACCGATACGCAGCGGCAGCGGCTGTTGGCGGCGTTGGGATTGGCTGAGGCGGATATGGACGAACGGTGTCCGGTAGAAGTGGTGTCTACTGGACATTCCAAAGTTATGGTTGGGATTAGGCAACGAAGCAAGCTGGACGTTCTAAGCCCGGATTTGGCGGGGTTAAAAGAGCTGAGCGCTGAAATCTCCTGTAACGGCTATTTTGTCTTTACTCTTGATTCGCAGGTAGCGGGCGTATTGTCACATGGGCGTATGTTTGCACCGGCCATTGGTATTGCGGAAGATCCGGTGACAGGCAATGCCAATGGCCCTCTGGGGGCGTATCTTGTGAAACATAAACTAGTCGCCTATGAGGGGAACCAATTCTGCTTCAAGGGAGAACAGGGCAGCGCCATTGGACGAAGTGGCATTGTCGACGTCTATGTAAAAGTGGCAGAGGGAGAGCCTGTGCAGGTTCGCATCGGCGGGGAAGCGGTTATCGTCTTTAAAACGGAAATTACGCTGTAA
- a CDS encoding amino acid ABC transporter ATP-binding protein, translated as MVEMENICKSFGEVQVLRGITLRLQEREKVVIIGPSGSGKSTILRCLNCLEPIQQGVIKFAGQEVTEKYDLCSLRTQIGMVFQRFNLFPHKTALENVMEAPLVVKKEKRAAARELATALLEKVGLADKCDRYPRELSGGQQQRVAIARALAMQPQIMLFDEPTSALDPELVGEVLEVMKELALAGMTMVVVTHEMDFARQVADRVLFMDQGIIVEEGTPRDIFESPQQERTQSFLRRIRH; from the coding sequence ATTGTGGAAATGGAAAATATCTGCAAGTCCTTTGGCGAGGTTCAGGTTTTGCGTGGGATTACCTTGCGTTTGCAGGAAAGGGAAAAAGTAGTTATTATCGGGCCTAGCGGTTCCGGTAAAAGCACCATTCTTCGTTGCTTGAATTGCTTGGAGCCCATTCAACAGGGAGTTATTAAATTTGCTGGACAAGAGGTAACGGAAAAATACGATCTATGTAGTTTGCGGACGCAGATCGGCATGGTTTTTCAAAGGTTTAATCTGTTTCCCCATAAGACGGCCTTGGAAAATGTCATGGAGGCGCCGCTGGTAGTCAAAAAAGAGAAACGAGCGGCCGCAAGGGAATTAGCGACCGCGTTGCTGGAAAAAGTAGGATTAGCAGATAAATGTGATCGCTATCCTAGAGAACTTTCCGGCGGACAGCAGCAGCGTGTAGCCATTGCTCGAGCGCTGGCGATGCAGCCGCAAATTATGTTGTTTGATGAGCCGACATCGGCGCTGGACCCTGAGTTGGTGGGCGAGGTGCTGGAAGTGATGAAAGAGTTGGCGTTGGCAGGCATGACCATGGTCGTAGTGACCCATGAAATGGACTTTGCGAGGCAAGTAGCGGATCGGGTTTTGTTTATGGATCAGGGAATTATTGTGGAAGAAGGAACACCCCGAGACATTTTTGAGTCGCCCCAACAGGAGCGTACCCAGTCCTTTTTACGCCGTATTCGTCATTAA
- a CDS encoding STAS domain-containing protein: MQYQITEKDSQATIYLAGKLYLQDIEQLRLDLVQSLEKGSKWLIVNLAEVTYIDSSSLSLFVMLHKCTEQLHGGLTLLGAHGMVKEIFTRTRLDRLLKVS, encoded by the coding sequence ATGCAATACCAAATTACAGAAAAAGATTCTCAAGCCACAATCTATTTGGCCGGCAAGCTGTATCTTCAAGACATTGAACAGCTCCGCCTCGACCTTGTACAATCCCTTGAAAAAGGCTCCAAATGGTTAATAGTCAATCTCGCTGAAGTTACCTATATAGACAGCTCCAGCTTAAGTCTTTTCGTCATGCTTCACAAATGTACGGAACAGCTTCATGGAGGACTAACACTGCTTGGCGCTCACGGTATGGTAAAAGAGATTTTCACGCGTACCCGCTTAGACAGGCTACTGAAAGTTAGCTAG
- a CDS encoding sodium:solute symporter family protein, protein MNGYVWVIALYSLLLIAVGFFMTKRVKGSADFFVGGRKFGTLLLFITLIAPNIGAGSTVGVAGLGYKMGISAMWWIVASAMGTFVLAFWVGPVIWRLAKEHQFYTLGDYLEYRYHRNFRGLISLLMAVGTIAIFAGQLMGIAWILSVVADVSKTVGILIGAVVVVLYFGAGGLVSAAYVNALEATVKLVGFFVAVPLVMNFIGGWNGLETQVAQRLGDPQLLEAYFSLDGAGVTTILGFFLMLTPSFFISPGLIGKIYGAKDASTVRKSTALCGLVMLAFALIPAILGMAASVVAPNLTERDLALPIVMKDCMPFWASALALAAIFSAEVSAADAVLYMITSSFTKDLYKTFINPEIADEVLLQRSRFVTMAAGAVGVGMAILLPNVISALSIFYSLMSVSLTAPLLFGLFSRRPSTLAAFLSAGVGIISTVALQFGNAGKGIWILNAQSTGILLTLVVMVGVMYIAPAKEIGK, encoded by the coding sequence ATGAACGGGTATGTTTGGGTTATTGCGCTATATTCACTTTTGTTGATTGCTGTGGGCTTTTTTATGACCAAAAGAGTCAAAGGATCGGCTGATTTTTTTGTTGGGGGCAGGAAATTTGGGACGCTGTTGCTTTTTATCACCTTGATTGCTCCTAATATTGGCGCCGGCTCCACCGTAGGTGTAGCTGGACTGGGCTATAAGATGGGGATATCTGCCATGTGGTGGATTGTGGCTTCGGCGATGGGGACGTTTGTTTTAGCTTTTTGGGTAGGACCGGTTATTTGGCGTTTGGCCAAAGAACATCAATTTTATACCTTGGGCGATTATCTGGAGTATCGGTATCATCGGAATTTTCGTGGTTTGATTTCCTTGTTGATGGCGGTGGGAACCATTGCTATTTTTGCGGGGCAGCTGATGGGCATAGCCTGGATTTTATCGGTTGTTGCCGACGTGAGCAAGACGGTGGGTATTCTGATTGGCGCAGTTGTTGTAGTGCTGTATTTCGGTGCTGGCGGTTTGGTTTCCGCGGCGTATGTCAATGCGTTGGAAGCAACGGTAAAACTGGTTGGCTTTTTTGTTGCCGTGCCTTTGGTTATGAATTTTATCGGCGGTTGGAATGGCCTGGAAACGCAAGTGGCGCAAAGGCTGGGCGATCCCCAACTGCTTGAAGCGTATTTTAGTTTGGATGGCGCAGGGGTAACTACAATTTTAGGCTTTTTTCTTATGTTGACGCCGTCTTTTTTTATTTCTCCAGGACTGATTGGGAAAATCTATGGAGCTAAAGATGCAAGCACTGTTCGTAAAAGCACAGCGCTCTGCGGTTTGGTGATGCTGGCTTTTGCTCTAATTCCGGCCATTCTGGGAATGGCCGCATCGGTGGTTGCGCCAAACCTTACGGAACGAGATTTGGCTTTGCCCATTGTGATGAAGGACTGCATGCCCTTCTGGGCTTCCGCCTTGGCATTAGCAGCGATTTTTTCAGCGGAAGTAAGCGCGGCGGATGCTGTGTTGTATATGATTACCTCTTCCTTTACGAAAGATCTTTATAAGACATTTATCAATCCGGAGATCGCGGATGAGGTGCTCTTGCAACGCAGCCGTTTTGTAACGATGGCAGCTGGCGCGGTGGGAGTAGGAATGGCCATTTTATTGCCTAATGTCATTTCTGCATTGTCTATTTTTTACTCGTTAATGTCGGTGTCCTTGACTGCGCCACTGCTGTTTGGCTTGTTTTCACGGCGTCCCAGTACGTTGGCGGCCTTTTTATCAGCCGGAGTGGGTATTATTTCTACCGTGGCCTTACAATTCGGCAACGCCGGTAAAGGAATTTGGATTTTGAACGCTCAATCGACAGGGATTTTGCTAACCTTAGTTGTTATGGTGGGGGTTATGTATATAGCTCCGGCGAAAGAGATCGGAAAATAG
- a CDS encoding nitroreductase family protein, with product MAVRTSRTSEEASVYIDEQGCTACGLCAKACGMTLRMENGKIAIQPDQGFGCIGCGQCVAVCPQGCITLSGRTLCEENKISFTELVPQSGFKELQSLFLRRRSTRVFLEREVDRTVVESILAAASAAPMGLPPSDVSVLVLHGRKKVREFAFDFVDFLGKRRWLFSPPVSHLLRPFLSKETAEMIEDFMQPLLAQAIAAKEQGRDAILYGAPLAMLFQNSAYSDPADASIAATYAMLAGEALGLGTCMIGTVAPMLRHAPALQQKYGILPKRKDGLLVIFGYPQLQYLRGIKRTFAQVNYW from the coding sequence ATGGCGGTTCGTACAAGCCGGACCTCAGAAGAAGCGTCTGTATATATTGATGAACAAGGCTGTACTGCATGCGGTCTCTGCGCTAAAGCCTGTGGTATGACCTTGCGTATGGAAAATGGCAAAATAGCGATACAACCGGACCAAGGCTTTGGTTGTATCGGCTGCGGTCAGTGTGTAGCGGTATGCCCTCAAGGCTGTATTACGTTGAGCGGGCGAACATTATGCGAGGAAAATAAGATTTCTTTTACCGAATTGGTGCCTCAGAGCGGGTTTAAGGAATTGCAATCCTTGTTTTTACGACGGCGCAGTACGAGAGTGTTTTTGGAACGCGAGGTGGACAGAACGGTTGTAGAATCGATTTTGGCAGCGGCCTCCGCTGCTCCTATGGGCTTGCCGCCCTCTGACGTTAGCGTGCTTGTTTTGCATGGAAGAAAAAAAGTCAGGGAATTTGCTTTTGATTTTGTTGATTTTCTGGGAAAACGGCGTTGGCTATTTTCTCCGCCGGTTTCACATCTGCTGCGTCCGTTTCTGAGTAAAGAGACAGCAGAAATGATTGAGGACTTTATGCAGCCTTTATTGGCACAGGCAATAGCTGCCAAAGAACAGGGGCGGGATGCCATTTTATATGGAGCGCCACTGGCGATGTTGTTTCAGAATTCTGCTTACTCTGACCCGGCGGACGCTTCGATTGCCGCAACGTATGCCATGCTGGCTGGCGAAGCTTTAGGACTGGGAACCTGCATGATTGGCACGGTGGCGCCCATGCTGCGTCATGCGCCGGCATTGCAGCAGAAATATGGCATTTTACCTAAACGAAAAGACGGGTTACTGGTGATCTTTGGATACCCGCAGCTACAGTATTTGCGAGGCATCAAGCGTACTTTTGCGCAAGTGAATTATTGGTAA
- the msrA gene encoding peptide-methionine (S)-S-oxide reductase MsrA, translating to MSKQNADGVKEIYLAGGCFWGTEKYLSLVKGVVETEVGYANGPKERPSYEEVCSGSGHAETVRVVYRADEISLKRILELFYEVIDPVSLNRQGFDVGVQYRSGIYYVQEEDSDIIMHSLQTLQRQYEQPLAIEMAVLQNFYPAEEYHQKYLDKNPQGYCHIGEKEFQKVRSTLNAKGNLP from the coding sequence ATGAGCAAGCAAAACGCAGACGGCGTAAAAGAAATTTACTTAGCTGGTGGTTGCTTTTGGGGTACGGAAAAGTACTTGTCATTGGTTAAGGGCGTTGTAGAAACAGAAGTTGGCTATGCTAACGGACCGAAGGAACGGCCAAGTTATGAGGAAGTATGCAGCGGCAGCGGCCATGCCGAAACCGTTCGAGTTGTTTATCGGGCGGATGAGATATCTTTGAAAAGAATTTTAGAGCTTTTTTACGAAGTGATTGATCCTGTTTCGCTTAATCGTCAGGGCTTTGACGTAGGAGTGCAGTACCGAAGTGGTATTTACTATGTGCAGGAAGAAGACAGCGATATTATTATGCACTCTTTACAAACATTGCAGCGGCAGTATGAGCAGCCACTTGCCATTGAGATGGCGGTACTGCAAAATTTCTACCCAGCGGAAGAATACCATCAGAAGTATTTAGATAAGAATCCTCAAGGGTATTGCCACATTGGGGAGAAAGAATTTCAAAAGGTGAGAAGTACACTGAATGCAAAAGGAAATTTACCCTGA